GCCAGGTCCCAGGAGTGGGTGGAAAGAAGGAGTCTGTCTTCAAAGGCTAGGTGTACATCCTCAGCTTAGGATTCCCCCACTCGCACTGTACAAGGAAGAGCTGGAGAGCGTGAACAAGCATGGGGGATTACAACCCGGTTGACATCACTGGTGGGCTTCATCAACGTCCACTGGCTCGGGCTAAAGGAACGTGAGTGAACAGGACCTTCAGAAGCAAGGTCACTGCCAAACAGACCCTCACGGAGGAGCTGGCCTCCcgctctgcagccctggctggcttcaagAGCGAGTTGTGATAAATTGGGGCTTTTCCTTCCACTTTCTGGCTAAGGCTGTTGCCCCCGCCGCCcctgccgctgccgccaccgggACGTCTCTGGTCCCGAGTCCCCTGCAGCCTGCCCGCAAAAGTGCTCATCGAATAGAAGGTAGAGTGGGGTGCAGCTGCAGAGGGCAGTTAAATGACAGGTTACATTAAAACGGGGCGCGGGGTGTCCTGCTAAGCCGTTCAGGCTATCAGTGAATTCGAGGCACTTTTCCCGCCTCAGCCTCGGCTGTACTGGGAGTACAGGCGTGCAACCAACCTCACACTCGGCCTCGCTGAGCCTTCGTGATGGCCggttcccctcttcttcctttctcagtaGCCTCTAGCCGGGTGGCCAGGCAGCATAATTTCCTTGGCCTTGACCTAGCCTAACCCATCACCTAGCCCAATCCTCTTAGAGCCCGGCCAGTGTCTGCAGAATCTCAGCCAGGTCAAAGAACTGAAAGGGGCCCCAGGGACGGCAGCAACAGATGGTGTGACAGCCTGTCCAGAGTCATGTCCTCCCGTCTTCCCAGGCTCTTTAAGTAGCTGTGAACAGGAGGTGGGCTCAggctctcctctgccctccactctCTGAGGGAGAGTGCTTCCAAGAAAGCGCTACAGAGTCTCTACACagcagtagcaaagttacagatatgaagtagtaaggaaatactttttttttgggggggggggggtttcaagacagggtttatctgtgtagctttgtgcctttcctggaagtcacttggtagcccaggctggcttcgaactcacagagatctgcctggctctgcctctcaagtgttgggattaaaggcatgtgccaccaccgcccggcacaaaataattttatggttggggggggggtatcaccacaacatgaggaaccctATTAAACGGTCACagtattagaaaggttgagaaccacggctctGTACCGTGTCAGATACTTCATGAAAAGCATAAAACCCTCTTTAAAGCCGGGGACTGGGGACTGGGGCGGTGGCTCCAAGGGTAAGAGTTCTTGCTCtgcaaggatgaggacctgactttgaattcacagcacccacatgcaaaGCTGGGCTTGACTGTGTGTGCCTGAACCCCAGTCCTGGGGAGGAAAGCAGATGAAAACTGGCCGACACCCAAGCCAAGAAGGTTGGTTCAACgagtgactctgtctcaagacaAGTGAGAATAGtagagagccaggtggtggtggcacacgcctttaatcccagcactcaggaggcagaggcaggcggatctcggtgagttcaaggccagcctggtctacatagtgagttccagaacagccagggctacacagagaaaccctgtctcaaaaaaacaagaaaaaaagagagagagatggtgtgtgtgtgggggggacacaCTAACATCctactctggcctctgcatgcatgcacacacacacacacacacacacacaccagaaaatatatacatataaaaacagaTCTTATTATAAAGGAGGCAAGTCTCAGTGAATTTCAGGTCATCcaagctccatagtgagaccctacatttaaaaaaaaaaaagggtctcatgtaacctaggctggcctcaaacttgttatgcctctgcttcccaagtgctgggatcaaaggctacCACCTGCCTTGCTtgttttggctttgtttgttttaattttttgttttaaataaggtctctctgtgtagccctttctgtcctggaactcactatgtagaccaggctggccttgaactcagagacacccacctgctctgcctccgagggctgggactaaaggcgtacactaccacacctgggcttgttttttgtttgttttttattttgagacaggctctcactatgtattACTGGCTAGTCTGAGAGCTATGTAAATCAACtaaccttgaatttacagagattcatctgcctctgcctccccagggctgggattactccaccatgcccagcttatttttttttttttaactttccagGCAAGTTgaatgtagtggcacacatctttaatcctagctctctgGAAGACCGAAGCGGtaggatctctgaattccaggctagccaagccTACGTAATGAAACTGTCCATAGTTAAAGAACTTAGAAGCggccacagagcaagttccaggatagtcagggctacgcAGTGAAACTTTGTCTGGGGGGAGAGGGGTAGTATTATTTTCtcgtacaatatattctgattatagtttcccctccctctcctcctcccagttctACACACCATCTTTCCCCTCAgaatctactccctttctgtctctagaaaagaacaggcttctaagagaaaaaccaaacatgacaaaatatatatataataaggtGAAGCAAAACCCATCATATCATAGTTGGACACTGCAGCCCAATAAGAGGAAGAGTTCCTAAGAGctggcacaagaatcagagaccttcTCGCTCTTGCacgagtcccataaaaatactaatccATAAAGAGATGTGGAAGCTCAATACCGTCTCCCTGAGGCTCTGGAGAGTCTCTGCTGCCCCCTAGTGGCTATCCCGCCCTAGTTCGCCCCACAGCTGGTTCTCTGACCCTGTCTGGTCCCATTTAGCAAAGTCGACAATCCTCTaattccagactggcctcagcgGGAAGCGAGGGATTGGGGAGAACAGAATTAGGTCTGGGGTAGGCAGACCTGTGTCAGGCTCCTGGAGAAAGAGAACAGGGACAGGCAGCTCGCGTAAAACGCGCGTATATGACCTGACAAACCTGAGGTCGGTTGGGAGACAAGAAGGGATTCTACAGAAGGCCCGAGAGTCCCCTGGGCTTTGCGTTTTGCTTCGAGTTGGTATTGTTTTATGTTTGCAGTGCTGAGGGCGGAACCCAGAGGTCAGAGTAAtccttttaaactatttttattaattgtgtatgtgtgtgtgtgtgtgtgtgtgatgtagggCACACCGGAGACAGGGCTTTGCAGcaagtgctgaaccatctcaccagccctttttTTACCTGGGGGAGGAACTGAGACAGaggggctgaagacatggctcccgtattttttttgtttgtttgtttggtttggttgttttattttttttcgagagagagagagggtttctctgtgtagccctctggctgttctggaattcactctgtagacaagggtggattcaaactcagagatctgcctgcctctgcctcccaagtgctggaattaaaggtgtgtgccatcaccgcctggcatttttgtttcttttgttttgatgaactaactccagtcccaagggatctctTCTGCTTTcagcagacaccaggcatgcacatgttacCCACGTATACACAAAagctaaattattattattattatttttgttgttgtttttcaagacagcatttctctgtgtagctttgcacctttcctggaactcattctgtagcccaggctggccttgaactcacagagatccacctgcctctgcctccagagtgttggtgttaaaggtgtgcgccaccaccgcccggttcaaattttaaatttttaagaaaatggttAAACTTAAGATCTAGACCAATGCTTCCCAAAAGAACTTTCTAGACTGATGGAGGTATTCCAGATGGCTAGGTTCCCCAACACTCTTTACTATGCTGAAACAGTTTTAGCCTGTGACCCCACGCCAGctttgaacccagggtcttggcCCTTCAGCCTccaagttgggcagtggtggtgcacgcccttaatcccagtactcgagaggcagagccaggcggatctctgtgagttcgaggccagcctggactaccaagtgagttccaggaaaaggcacaaagctacacagagaaaccctgtctcggaaaaaagaaaaaaaaaaaaattaaaatttcgggcggcagtggtgcacgcctttaatcccagcactcgggaggcagaaccaggtggacctctgtgagttcgaggccagcctgggctacagagtgagttccaggaaaggcgcaaagctacacagagaaaccctgtcttgaaaaaaccaaaaaaaaaaaaaaaaagaaaagaaaagaaagaaaaaaaaatacaaccaaaaGCCCAAGTCAGTCTTAGTGGCTCTCACTCTCCCTGCTGCcgaggatctggatgtagaacgaACTCCCAGCAACTTCTCCAgaaccctgtctgcctgcatgttgccatgctcgctgccatgatgataatggactgaacctctggaacgataagcaagcctcaattaaatgctttctttttttttttgtttttttgacacagggtttctctgtgtagctctgtgcctttcctggatctcgctttgtagaccaggctggcctcaaactcacagagatcggcctgcctctgcctctggagtgctgggattaaacacgtgtgccaccacagcccggcaaatgctttcttgtatgaaagagaaaaagaaagaaatcacctttacacactgagccatctggccagccgtCCACCTTGTTGTTTGAGACCCTTACGACCTGGACTCTGATTTAGCTGGACCTGTTGGCCCACAGATCCCAGAGCTCTGCCACCTCTGCAGCTCCGGAGTTAGAGGTACATGTCCACACCATAACGACCAGCTTTTCTGCATGGGTGCTAAGGACCAAATTCAAGTCCTTGTGCTGGCAGCGAGAACTTCACTGCCTGAGCTGGCTGCCTAGTGCACATGTGTATAAATAACTGAAATCTGTGATGCTTTGGACACAAAATTAAACTTTGCCAGCGCCCCCCAAGCAAAAGAACCAAGTCCCTCAATTCAGAAGGAAGCAAATTAAAGGGTCACACTACAGACCCAGCAATTCAAGGCCTTGGTCCACACCAAAACTGAGCATAGGTGCTTAAACAAAAATGTGCACATGTCACAGCAGGCGAATGGTAGACAAAACACAGCAGGTGTCTGATGAAGACATGCAGAGTGAGGGTATGGTGACAGATGCCTGAAGTctgagcattcaggaggtggaggcaggaggatttgacTTTAAGGTGGTCCTTGACaacatagaaagttcaaggccagccagcttGGCAAAACTGAGAATCACCTGTGAGagattattatcttttaaaaaattattttatccttcgtggcggcggcggcggcggcggcggcggcggcggcggcggcggcggcggcggcgcacacctttaatcccagcacttgggaggcagaaccaggtagatctctgtgattcaagcccagcctggtctatagagtgagatccaggacaggctccaaaactagagaaagcctgtctcagaaaaaaaaaaatttatcatcctacgtgtatgggtgttttgcctgtgtgtatgtgcactgtgtgtatgtgcaccgtgtgtatgcctggtgcctgaggccagaagagggcatcagatcctctagaactggagttacaggtggttgtaggtcaccatgtgagtgctaggagttgaacccagggtgctctggaaagagaagccagtgctcttaaccattgagagctggctctccagccttGAATGGAACCATCCCCTGAACATGGGATCTTTGACTATGTAAGGGGAGCAGGATTCCTCTGCTTATTacatatttactgtgtgtgtgtgtgtgtgcgcgcgcgcgcgcgcgcgcgcgcgctctctcCAGAGTGTTTGCCAAAGCAGgcgatggaggtcagaggacaaggtgCAGGAAttggttggttctttccttcccaagGATGGGACTCGGggatcagtcttggcagcaagcacctttgcctgctgagccatttccccagtccatctctctgcctcctgacggCAGATACAGTGTGACCAGCCTCTTCAAGCTCCTGCTATACCTTGACctccctgccaggatggactgTGACCAAGAACTGCGACCAAAATAAACCGTGTCTCCCTTCAGTTGCCTCAACCAACTTTTATTCGACTGGGAACAGTTGGCAACACGGCTGCTTATCTTCTTGCAGTCTGAGCTGGagaagggaaaccaaggcaggagggTAGATGGGAGACATGGAGGAATTCAGGGAGAGGTGAGGAAGAGGGcagaagggcagggcagggtgcGTGCACAGGTGGATTCTGGGGAGGCACACCCCCTCACAGAGGCACCCTCTGGCCTGGCTTAGTGGCCGCAGGGACATCGAGGAAAGACCACAGGTCTGAGACATTTCAGTCCTTCCTGTCATAAGGCGGCTGCCAGGAGGTCactgtggagagagagggggatggTCAGCTTGTGGGCAGAGGAAGGGGGACTATAAAAGGGGAAGAAgcacatccaggcatggtggcacattcctgcgGTCGCAGCAACCTCCTAccccagcctctcaagtgctgcttTCACAGATGAGCCACTGTGCGCAGGGCTGAggtgaaactgaccagattcctGGTGCAAAGCATGCTGGGAGTGGGCATCTAGTCCATGGGGTTTGGGAGGTGATACTAAGTTCCAGACCAAGGTACAGGAACTAATACAaggtggagaggatgtggagtgagAAGCTAGGACTCCGCTCTGgctgggccagccagagctgcccAGTAGTAGAGGCTGAGTTTGGAGCACACAAGGAAAtgacaggaaaacaaaatcaaaacagccTCGGCtccactgtgagttcaagttcaagcCAGCTCAGCCAACCAGACAGAATtgactcaaataaaaaaaataatagccaggcggtggtggcacatgcctttaatcccagcactcgggaggcagaggcaggcggatctctgtgagttcgaggccagcctggtctccaaagcgagttccaggaaaggcgcaaagctacacagagaaaccctgtctcgaaaaaccaaaaaaaaaaaaaaaagtagctcagtggtggagctccTGCTGAGAACCCacaatgaggggctggggatgtggctcagtggcagagcccctgcctagaatcccccagtgaggggctggggatgtggctcagtggcagagcccctgcctagaatcccccagtgagggctggggtgtggctcagtggtagagcccctgcctagcattgtgtgaggcagagagagctcaaCTCCCAGTacaagggggagaaaaaaaacaaacaaaacaaaaaaaccagcttggcagtggtggttcacactACCAGcactacaaagagagttctaggtcagcctggtctacaaatcaaattgcaggacagccagggctattacagagaaaccccatcttgaaagaccaaaataaataaatgtataaatgtataaaatccaACTGCGAACGGCTGTGACTAGGAACAGGACTGCATTCCAGAACACACTGGATTGCACACTAGTCCCTGGGCTGTTCCTACACGGTCCAGTGCACCAGAAAACTGCTTCTGTCAAAGGAACAAAGGTGACCAGGGCCAGACTGCCAGGTCCTTAGCAGCATTTTCTTACTGTTAGATTCATTCATTgtatgtgttggtgttttgcctgtcaGGACCCGAGTGCTCGGTGCCCATGGAGGTCCGAAGAGTGcgctgggttccctggaactggagtgaggaaccgtgagccgccatgtggtgctgggactcgaacctaGGTCCTCGGCAAgcgcaacaagtgctcttaacccaaaCCATCTCTACGTCCCTGGCAGCCTTTTGAATTTAAAGACTGTCTCACATAGCCCTCCATGGCAGCAAACTcagtgtagccaaggataaccttgaactcttgatccttctggccctacctccaaaatgctgggatcacaggcctgcccACAAGGCCAACTCTTCtgctttatgtttattttgttttgttttttaatgtgtatgcagtgtttgtctgcatgtatgtctgagaacattgtgtgtgcagtgccctcagagaccagaagaggacatcggattccctgggactggagttacaggtgattatgaCATGGTCTCATGAGGCCCAGCCTGGCTCccaactcatggcaatccttctgcctcagccttggaAGTGCTCATTCCTGCCTTCCCCCGTGCTGGGGATTTTCAGGGGGAGTCGTATCACCCAGTTTCTAGAGCGCTGAAGCTGGAACTCTGGGCCTCCTGCGTGGCGGGCAATCACGCCACCAACCGAGCCACATCCTCAACCACAGCCTGACTTCCTGCAGCACCTTCCACTCCAGGATCAAGAAGGCCGCTCAAGGaaagcccctccccccatcaCCTCCACGGTTCCACTCTGCAACCCCTCAGCTATGCTTcctaagccccacccccacccaccccaccccacccaccccacccccgctccagGGGCCCCTGGGATGTGGCCATTTCCCACTCTGCACTCGGAGAGTCCATACACAGGGCAGGATACAACACCCCAGGGtggcacccccacccctcccagcagCCCCCATACCCCTGCCTCCAGGGTTCACTGGCACTGAGCCAGGGCAGCTTTGATGGCGGTCACCAGTTTCCGAAACTTGCTTTCTGTATCCACGTAGCCATCACCTCtctgaagagaagagaggagagagctgaGCTGGGCCCCAGACACCAACCTAGGCCCTAAGCCGTGTGCCCCCGCCCCCCGATGAGGCAGGACACTGACTTACCTTCTTGGAGTGAACCAACTTCCCGGCTACAGTCACTTCAAAGAACCCGGTGACCTGGGGAGTCCCCTCGCCACACTGAGGAAAGaaggcgtggggggggggggggggcgctgaaATGTCCTCTCAGGACACCCTACCCGCCATGTCCCAAGAGTGTAAGTCAAAAGGACAGAGGATTGTCCTAACCCATCCCCATTCACCCCCAGTCCCAAGTGACAGAAAAGGGACCAGTGTGATTCCGTCCCCATTCCAAGACTCACAATGTCCAGGCATCCGGGGAACTCATGTTCTAGCTTCTCCTTGAGCTGGAGATACTGAAAACAGGGTATGGGAGGGAGTTGTTGGGGGCCGCATAGCCAGGCCGGGCAAATCCTCCCCGTGGTATACCCACCCTGGCCTTCAAGGCACTCCCGAGAAACCCCACTCACCTTGGGCTTGTAGCCTCAAGCTCCACTGGTGGGGAGAGCCAGGGTTGTTGCGGTCCACCAGGGCAGCATGGGTCCAGGCCGGCACGGGTGTCCAAGTGAGCCGGGCAACAGGACGAGATGaagtgggcggggggggggggggggggggggggggggggggggggacagataAAGAGGGGCCCAGGTGAGAATGCAGAGGAGGTGACAGAGGCCCTCGAGAGGGGAAGATATGTATGTCACCCACAGAGAAATGGGCAACGGGGCAGAGACCACACAGAGAGCCGAGAGGGGGCGAGGAGGCAGCGGGAGGGGTGGCAGAGAGATCACAGGATGACAACGGGGAGGGAAACCGAGGGAAGTGAATTAGGACAAAAGCTACCTCTGAAgattcccacccacccactcccccgCCTGGCTGTCACTCGGGAATCccagctctccccagcccccttttcTCTACTGCAGACCATTTTAGGCCTGGAATCTGGTGCAGCGGCCTCATGGGAGCCACGCATCAAAGCAGCCTTTTCGAAAGACAGCCTGAAAATCTGGGACTGGTCAGAGCCCTCAAGGGGTCGGGAGGATCACACACACTCGGCCACAGAGGACCAGGGAACCCAGATTCAATCTGTCATGGGACCTCAAGCGAGCCCGGCTTCATTCCCAGACTGGGTTTCGTTCCCTGTAAAATGGAGAGCTCCCTCAAGAGGCTTCAGGGATGGGGAATCCATCCAGCAGGCACTTTATTCATCACTTACTGCATGCTGGCTGTGTATCAGCTGCAGAAGAACAAGCCACCAAGagaaaatggctggcctttgTATGCCCGCCTCTCGCAGGGGCACAATTAGAGTGCTGACGAGTTAAATATCACCATCACCTGCCCCCTTCACGCTACAGAAGGGGAACTAAGGCCAGAAAAGGGGCGGGGTTAacagccccagcacccacacatccGAGGCCAGTAAGTTGTTTGTCTTCTGgtttttgtggggggtgggggggtggcggcGTGTTATACTGGGATCAGAACACAGGACCTGGTGCATTCCAGGCAAACACTGCAGCACCGAGCTACATCCTCACGCCCACTATCCAGCCCACACTaccctttttctcttttggaaacggggaatctcactatgtagccctggctgcctcgAACTGGTTAAgcggaccaggctggcttggaactcacagagatccacctgcctccgcctccgaGCGCTGTGAccgaaggtgtgcaccaccaccgccgccaccaccaccggtgGCTCAATTCACCCTTTTTCAAGTACACACTGCGAGGGGCGAGCAACTGCAACTCGCACTACAGTGCAGACACAGGGCATCCACGGAGTTCCCAACAGCGCTTATGTGCGCCACACCACGTATCCAAGTCTTCCCCACACCCCACAGGACAACCTCCATCCAGCCTTCTCTCACCTGGCGCTGCtcagaggggggcgggggggagggaaACGGCCTGGCGGGAGGCCGAGGTCCCCAGAGAAACCCGATGCtacctttcccctcccctcagcGCTGAGTCAAGCGTCCAAAAAGGACCCAAGCATCAGTTTCCACTTTCCCAAGGTGAGACGCCCCCGCTGTTAGATGCGGGGAAATCTGCCCCGAGCTGTTATTTCCGTCCCACCCACTTGGAAGCCCCTCCCTATGGAGGGGTCTGGGGTGCAGTCACCGTACTCAGCCAACAAGAGCGCGGAAGGGAGTCCCTGGCACAAAGGACCGGGAACAGAGAAAGGGGGAACCGTGGTCACCAGGACTTACCAATACAAGACTCGAACAGCGAGCGCCATGGCTCCAGATCGCATCCCCGCACAGAGCGAGGACCCGACCGCAGAGCAACAAGGACCTCGAGGTCTGCGCGTGGGGCCGTGCGCACAGCCCTACTCCCTCTAGAGGCGGAGCAGACCAAGTGCACgcgcggggtggggggagcagggtaGCGCGGAGACCGAGGCTCCAGGACACGGCGAGGGCTGTGACCACGGACGCGACCCCCCACGCGGAAGTCCATGCTGTTCCCGTGATATCCCGGGGTTGTCTCCATAGACGGCGTCTCTGGGACGAGTCACCTCCGCGCCCTTGGCTGTCCCTTCTCCGTGCTAGAATGGTTCAGACCGCAGGGCGGTGGCTCGAGGCAGAGAATTCGCTGAGACTGAAGTTCAGTTGCAGAGTGGCTGGGAGGGGCTGCGCCGGGAAATTGAGGCACACGACGCATGCGCCCCATCCTCCTTGAGGGGACCGGCAATTGGGGTGGGGTCTCCAGCCCTGACTGATTCTGGGTAGATGAACCCTCGGTCTGAAAAAGTGAAGCTGGGAGTCCTAGCGTGCACTTCGGGCCCAGCTGTCTCATTTCAGCCTGGCGGCTGGACCCCAGCGAAACCCCCAAAAGTGTGCAGCCTCTCTTTTTGCGCCTCCGCGCAGAAAGGGTACATAGAAAGTTTTGGAACGGAGcgtgggctgtagctcagttagtagagtacTTTCCTAGCAGGAAGCCCTGTCCTCAGGACCACATAAGCTGCTggcggtggcacaagcctgtaatcccagaatttgggaagaggagagtgaagggttatgagttcaaggttatccttgctAGTCTAGGCTGCGCGAGCAGTTGTCTAAAAGagttgcctttaatcccagcagccgagaaatctctgtaagttcgaggccagcctaggctacatagagttccaggacagacaggtctacatagagagactggctcaaaaaacaaacaaaaaaataactgtgAAAGTGGACGACCTGATTTAAGGGTTTCGGActcttgagcctcagtttctcctaaTGGAAGCTGGGCATATTCCCTCGCAGGAGATATTTGTTCACACAGAAATTATGTATTGCTCTCTAGTTTCTTGTCCTCCACACCCTATGGTTGCACATCCCCATACCCCTATAATCCCTCCCCTCCCAAGGATGGCTCATCAGGAGAGATCTTCATCTCACGCCTGACACCCTCTAACTTACAGTCACTAGTTACCCCCACCAATGGCCAACTCGGGTCCAAAGAAGGAAACGTCAGTCTCCTTCACCTGCCTCCCTTCGTCACCTAGCCTGCATGCGGGTGGTGGGCTTCGGTTCTCCCACGGAAGAATGAAATTTGAATCATTCATTTCCCCCTCGACCTCACAGGAGTGAGTTGGCAACAGAGGATTTCTTATGGCGTAAGAAAAATACACTTCCCTAAAAGGATGGTGTGTTCATGCACTCAGACTCCTGGAAAGACTCCGGAATctgctgtgtgtgctggggagaaCTCAATAAAGATAACCAGAAACCTTCCTCTGTCCTCACTGGGCATCTCTGGCAGGCTAATTGCAGTGTCCCGTCCTCTCTGTCTACAGAGCGTGGACCTGTGATCACAGTCTGAGAAGGAATAATGATCCGGTCTTGGAGAACGATGAACATAGTCGAGTGTGAATTTTCATAGCTCGAATTCTCCTGTGGTTCCCGATATCCTTGAGACA
The nucleotide sequence above comes from Peromyscus maniculatus bairdii isolate BWxNUB_F1_BW_parent chromosome 1, HU_Pman_BW_mat_3.1, whole genome shotgun sequence. Encoded proteins:
- the Selenow gene encoding selenoprotein W isoform X2 → MHGAUGYKPKYLQLKEKLEHEFPGCLDICGEGTPQVTGFFEVTVAGKLVHSKKRGDGYVDTESKFRKLVTAIKAALAQCQ
- the Selenow gene encoding selenoprotein W isoform X1, with product MRSGAMALAVRVLYCGAUGYKPKYLQLKEKLEHEFPGCLDICGEGTPQVTGFFEVTVAGKLVHSKKRGDGYVDTESKFRKLVTAIKAALAQCQ